From Aegilops tauschii subsp. strangulata cultivar AL8/78 chromosome 5, Aet v6.0, whole genome shotgun sequence:
ACTCTAATAATATTTGTGTAAATAACATGGTAATATAGGCCCCGGACCTGATATAGGTACAAACACCACGATAACTTTGACCGGGGGAAAAAGATGTTAAAAATATACCACCGATAACTTTTTGTGTAATAAGCATGATAATATAGGCTCCCGGTCCTGATAAGTTAGGTACAAACACCATGATAACTTTGATCCGTGGAAAAAAGTTGTTGAAAACATAGCACTAATATCTTCTCGTGTAAATAACATGATAGTATACACTCTCGGACCTGATAACTTAGGTACAAACACCAGATAACTTTGACCCCTGTAAAAAGGTTGTTTGGAAACATACTCCGGTAACATCAGGATAAATAACATGGTAATATAGGCTTCCGGACCTGATAATTTTGGTACAAACACCTCTATAACTTTGACCCGTGAACAAAAATTGTTGAAAACAAAGTTCGGTAGGATCTGTGTAAATAACATGGTAATATATGCATAGCAGAGCTGATAACTTATTTAGTCGAGGCATGATAACTTTTGACCCACAAAAAAAGTATTCGGAGAATGCCAACATGGTATCTAGTTTCAAAGATCTCGCCGCGGCGGATTTTGTTTGTTTGTGAAAACAGATTTTGGATCGAACAGGTGGTCTGAGCTACAAAACATTTtgaaatttcaaaataaaaacaATCTATGATGAATTAGATTTTCCGCATTTTTAGTTCATTTGCACGTGGGGAGAAAGATGGAAGAAGTATGTAAACATTGTGGTAACTTATGTACCATATACGTGATAGCTTGCATACCTAGGCGTGGTAACATTTTACCCAGAAAAAAATGTtgtcgaaacatatcaacatgggatctactTTTGAAGGTCTCGTCATGCCGAAATTTTTATGTCAAAACCATTTTTCGATCGGACCGACAGTTTAAGCTACAAAACATTTTGAAATTTCAAAATATGAGAGAATCTAAAGTGATGTCATCAATTTCATCTTACATACATGCATGTAATTAGGCAATATATTAAGAGTCATGACATATGCATGTGAAGAAAAACGGCTGCATGCACTCACGACtcgcatgcatgcacgcactagTTAGGTCGTTCTGATTTGTTGTTTAAAATTCGAACGATTGCGCGTTAGTACAGTCCTATTTCAAATATGATCAGTAGTAACTGGTTGACAATGCTTAATGAACAACATAAGACTCATATAATCTCTATTGCGTCAGCCATAGATGGTGGCTCTTTTTTTTCTTGTAAGTCCTGAAACTTTGTAAGAAACTAAGGCTATATGCATCAATTGATGTAGAGGACAGCGCTCAACCTCCTTTTCAAGAAACAACCGATATACGATTAGTATTGGTTTGTCGTGGAAGACTGATGTGAATGATATATGGTACTAGTATATGGGTGATATACCAATTGGCACTCAGTACGAGTAACTACCTGAAACTGCAATGTCGACTGATACAAACGATGTTTAGAACCGTGAAGTAGCATAATATGGTTTTTTTTTTTCACACTTCATATTATCACACATTCTGGATTATATCAGCAAGCACGACAGTTTCAATGTGTGATCAATGTTGGATGGTTAGAAGGACAGTGGTATCTTCAACCCAACAGGATTCAAGTACTGGTGCTCGCATTTTTTTGATTGATTTTAGGATTTTCAGCGATGTGTGTTCAGTGAGAGGACACGTTTTCGTAGACTACAAGGTGCCTACGGTGAATCCGCAAATCTGAAGATGATATATCGGCTCaatctctcgaaggtgctcataggcaGTGGCAAATCTTGGATGAAAATGAAGGGCAGGCTCAACTCCTCGGTACAAGGGCTGGAACGGGTAAACAACACCCTAGACACAGACAATGGGCTGAGATAGACTAGGAATTAGTAGTAAATTTTCGTTTTTCAATTTCAGAGGGCAGGCTTGAGCCTGTTAAAGCATGCCCAGTAGAATCGCCAATGCTCATAGAGATAGGGTGTGCTTGTTTGTGTTTATAGGCATGAGTGTATGTGCATACATATGAGAGCTTGCGTCTGTACAATGCTAAAAAAAAGTATCTACAACTCGTGGAACTTCAAGGAATTGGAGGCATGTTTGACTTAAATGACGTCTAGTGTAACCACAAAGTTTTTTGTTACCACATAGGTTGTTTATTCTAGCAATAGATTTGTCTTCTTATGATTTATTTTCAAAGTATATTATAGAAGAAAATTCATCTGTTCCAACCTCTCAAAAGTCATTATATTTTCCTATCATAATCATATATCCTTCCAATCGTGTATTACCTTTGTTCCAAATTAGTTGTTTCaaatttgtctagatacagatgtattTAGAGCTAGATACATCAATATCTAGATAAAGCTTAACATGTAATTCGGCACTGGGGGACTAGTATTTAATATCATAGTAATTTTTCTATTATGCAAGGGATATATGCAATGATTGCATCCACCGTCTATCGTTGTTTTGAAATTCATGTCATGCCTCTTTTTGGCACTTTTTCTGTATTATATAATACGTTGCTGTTTTTATTTTAAAGTCTAATGTATTGTTTCATTGTGTACCAGAAAATACACCCAAAAACAAGTGCACACTTGTTTGTAGGTACACGGAGGTATATTACGATACAATTTGAAATGAGAAAAAAGGTCCGATGAAACGAAGTTTAACACTATGAAACAACACAAAATTATCACAAACTGAAAAATTATCTGGATTAGGTTCCAACTCTCTAACTACATGAGCTAATGGCAGTTTATATATAGTTGTCACACGCTTACCCCTGATCTGAAGATATTTCTGGTCATCCCACCTGAACGAATAGTATCTGCATGCTCTTGGAATCCTCTTACAAGCAGTCCAAGTCCATCTTTGTCAAGCTGTGACAATTTTTCAATGtgtcttttcttctttcttttctcaTAATGCAATTGTTATTAATTTTGGAAGTGCCTTTTCTTGTTTCTATTGACATAAAATATAATATCTTATGCCCATAATAATTGCGGAGGTACACGTTCTTTATTCACTAGAACACTCAAGTGATCGCTACTATACGGTTATACCCCTGACTTTGTGATATTTCTGGTAACCTCATCTGAACGAATAGTACCTGCTCTTGGAAGTCTCTTACAAGCAGTCCATGTCCATCGTTGTCAAGCTGTGACGCCGTAAGTTCCTTAATGTGTAAGTATTTTCCTGTTTTTGAAGTGTCTTTTCTGGTTTCTATTGACAGAAATTATAATATCTTATGTCGATCATGGAGTGCTTGAGGTCCATAATAATTGAGAAGTACTCATTCTGTATTCACTAGAACACTCAAGTGATTCAACCCAACAACAAAAAAACACTCAAAGTGATTGTCCGAAAAAATAACTCAAGTACAAATGCGCCCTCCCCAAAAATAGACAGGGGAGGCTTTCACAATGAACGAGCACATATGGACATATGGGGAAAATATCCCCATCTGTTTCCTCCCATATTTGGTGGAACGGAAGAGAGAAACCATCTACAAACTTTTAACTGCTTTAGTCGAACAAGTAGCTCCATGGCGGTGTCTCGACGCCACCGAGCTCGAGGTCTTCCCGCCACGGTCTGGTGTCCGGCGACTCCATGAACAGGCCCTCCGAGTAGCACGATCCGGCATCGATGCCGCCAAACCAGTGCTCATTCAACAGCTCGCTGGACATGAACAGGGCGCTCGGCGCCGGCGAGCCATCGATTTCCTTCTCGTCATCGGTTGTCCGCGCAGGGGACAATGGTGCCATGGACGCGACCGGGTGCTGCCTTTGGAACGCCaggacggcgacggcgacggcgtcctTGATCTCCTTGGCGGTGCTGAACGGGCCGGCGAGGACGGGGAGCATCCGCCAGGCGGAGTCGGCGAAGTTGAGGCAAGCGGCGCGGCCGGAGAGCGCGAGAACGGCGGCGTCGTGCGCGCGCGCTGCCATCTCGGCGGTGGTGAAGGTGCCGAGCCAGAGCCTGGAGCCCCTCATCCCGAGCACGCGCACCTCGCACACCCACCGGCCGGCGGGGCCCCGTCGCCGCACGCCGCGGTACAGCGGGTGGCGCGTCTCCTTGAACTTGGTCCGGCCGGCCGGCCGCTTCGGCGGCTCCGACCACACCGTCCTGTGCCCATCACACGGGGAGGTGGCGTCGGCGGCGTCCATCGGTCGATCGCAGTGTCGCCGGGAGCCTGTCGACCGTGGAGTAATTAAGCAGCGAGGTAGCTTAGCGTGTTTAGCTGCTGCGTTGAGACTTGAGAGAGATGGATGCTGGAGAGAGGGGCGGTGAGGTTTGGTTGGATGAGGAAACGGCGGAGTATATATAgctgagagcatctccagccgcgtccTCAACAGGCTCCCCCGGCGactttttcggcgccggcgccgaaaaaaacggtccagtcgcgcccccaggacgACGAAAAGCGCCGGTTCGGTCATTTTTTCCGCCCGGCGCGCTTGGGGGCTCCGGCGGAAGGGAAAAGCGCGGCTGACCCATGCCGTCAGGTGAAAAGTCCAGATTTTCTTCCCCGACTCGCCTCCCACCCCCCGCGCTCTCGGCCGCCACTAGGTAtatcccggcgccgccccgccgcccttcACCGGTAGATAGCCATTCCCCGCCGGAAAAATAGCAGAGGTTCGGCGCGGCAGCCCCTCCGACACCAGCTGGGCGTTTCCGGCCGCCGTTTCCGGCCGCGGAGGGGCAGTTTAGCGGCGGGTGCACGCCCACCGCgcgcaaggtgttcggcgatttgcctgcctcggcgatggactcggatgacgaggaagtgctcgccgcgctgctggaggaggaagccgaggccgacgtccaggaagaagagcatctcatggtgcccgccgccctcgcctagctgctggcgagcaatgaaaagccgcggcgaggtggctcggcgccggggcgggtgaaagcaaagaaccggcatcgtctcgaaggctactgcatgctctactccgactacttcgccgatgcTCCACTTCACGACCATCAAAAACCCTATGCCTGGAGGCAAGAACGCCTGGTTTGCGAAGattcaggaggcttgcaggaaggatgtcgagcgggtatttggtgtgctccaatctcgatttgctgttccggtaccccgctcagacctggtcgaaagatcaaatgtgggagatcatgacttgctgtgtcatcttgcacaacatgatcattgagagcgagcaggaagagccagtgtttgacactgaaccataccacaggcagggtcctcttgcccaagttgatcaccagctaccggcaacctggactgcctacctcagtatgcgtcaggagatccgagaaCCACAGGTGCTTCATCAACTGCAGCAAGATCTTAtagagcacctatggaggctcaagggcgacaccgggcgcgacgtgtgatgaaatatgagtttttatttgttgaactatataatttgtattgaactatttgttgttgaactattttgttgaagtatttgaattttctgtgatgaaatatgtgataaaaaatatttatgttgataattgaacgccgagccacggcgaaccacgccgaatatgggcCTATTCTCGCTCATATGAGCCTTTTTCGTCGAAATGGGGCTTCAAAAATGGGCCAAAATCAGCGACTGGGGCGAGCTGGGGGCGACGACTAGGCGCaaaaccgccaccagcgccgaaCGAATCGCCGGCTCGCCTTCAGGGGCGATTTTTATGCTGCGTGGGgaccaacggctggagatgctctgagTGGTGGTTGCTCGCCGTAGGGCGGAAGGGGATTAGCGCGGGGAGTGGTGGGGTCACGCGCTCAGTGACATTAGCTTGAACGCCTACGTGGAGCAACATCTGGCCATATAATCTGCACCACATGCAAGGACAAGCATACTAGTAGCACTAgatctttttcttttcttccgtCGAACAAGTATCTTAGTTGAGGCGACACTTCACATCCAAGCATCTTTTGTGGCGAAAATTAATGAATAAAATAAGCATCTTGGCATATCTTTCGGAGCTCTGTTGGCCATAGCATCGACGGAGGAGGCCCAGAGCGCGACGTAACTGTGCCACGAGGCGCGTTCAGAGCGCAGCGCCTGCTTCCTCACACTCACACTCACACTCACACTCACCCACTGTCGACTGAGTGACCAAATGAAAAGGACAGCTCGCTTATAGCGGCAAGGATTTTTGTGACATGAAATCGGGAAAAGATCCAGGGCTACGGTAGTTCAAAGCTTCTGGATTAGGAGTGAAGtctgaaataaatcttaaatTTGTATGCCTCGTTCAAATCGAATCTTCACCTTCGAATCCCTGAAATCTGTACCATATACTCTTTAATCCCGGTCACTTCTAACCCTGAACCCGTTTGGCGCACCGGGAAAAGATCATTCCCGACCAAAATCATAGGATTCTCTCACTGACATGCATACCCCACTGGCATATTCATTTTCATCCTTTTTTTAGTTGTATTCATCTTCATCCTTAGTCCATGCTAGAGTTGTGCTGGCCGAAAAAAAGAAAAATCTTTTGAAGTATTTTGCGGATTTGCTCCGGTATATAGCTTTGGCCGGGACCCACGTAGTAACAAAGAAAACGTAAAAAAGATAAAAGAAATTCCATGCGTGCTTTCTTCTTTCTCTGGCTCCCTCTGTCAGTCTGTCCTACCCAATATTGAATATCTGATCCATCAAATCCATGGCCAAAGAAGGTGGATCTGTATGCTGCTTAGCAAAAATGAGATCTCAATGCTCTCTTTTGATCATACATCCCGTTTTCCCCTTCGATTAGGTCTTCTAATGTTCCAATTTGTAAGCTCAGATCTTGATGGGTAAGATAAAAGGAGAGACAAGAATTGTGGAGTCCACTTTGCCTTCAGCTTGCAGGGGATGGAACTCTCACCCGTCTACCCATGGCCCCGGCACCGCAAAGAACGTCTCGTCGTCCACGTCGCGTACTAcgtcgacccagccatgtacgcGTCCGTACTCTTGCCCGCCGTTTGCCACGGTCTGGCCGGCCACTGGAATCTGCCGCGTCAGCAGCCACTTCGCCGCCATGCTGGCCCAGTGCCTCTTCCCAGATTCCACGCACTCGCCCCTCGAGCCCGACGCCTCGTTGGCTGCGGCGGAGCACGCTGGTGAGCTCTACAGCCAGTTCCATAAGGCCACCAAGGACAAATGGTCAACCCGGTGGGGATTGGCTTTCCTGTGCAACTAACTGGTCTAAACTGCTACAGGTTTGAGGCAGGGTTGAGCTTGACCGGGATCAGAGAGCACAGGGTATGAATTTCAAGGATTCAGAGGTAAGGGTTTAATTTCGACGGGTAGTATGAGTTTAGGATTTATTTTAGACTTCACTTCTGGATTAGCGTACTTGACCACCGCCTTTTAGACCAAGCAACAGAAGGTATACCCGTTATAGTCTCACCACATGTGAACGACTACGCCTGTTTTTGGAAACATTTTTGCGAGTCATCAACAACCCGTTATTTGTAgccaatttgtgatgtttgctgGGGTGTATTTTTCAAGTCAATATACTAACTAGTTTCAAAATACTCCGCATATAAAGGATTACTTCCTcagtcccaaaataagtgtctcaactttagtaGTACAACTTTATAACACACTTATTTTGAGACGAAGGGGGTACTTTATTAATATACGCCAAAGTTAACTGCCAAATATGCTCCAAATCTACGGCTATAGCACGATTACTTGGTGGTCCTTGGATCGTGATCGTGCGCCTCTCCGCTTGCCCACATTCTCAAATTTCCATTAGTTTTCTTTCCTGTATTTTTCTCAAGTTGTGTTACTCCCAGCACGCTCTGTTCCTGCATTATGGTGTTTCTTTTTTTTCATAGATTCCTTTGCAGACTTTTATGGGAATCCAGTTTTATCACCTAGATCCACTAAAAACTTATTCTCGGAAGGTGAGAAATTATATGTGCATAGGATTCCAACCCAGGACTCCATAGAAGTCAGTTGGCCCAATAACCAACTCAACAAACTTCAGTTATTGTCAAATAGCAGAAAACTAATCAATTTGACCCTAATTTACTAGAGCATCATATTTATTAAAGAGAACTCTTCAGGTTTTTTCTCATGGGGGTTCTCTTGTGTTCAACTTCATGTTGAGAAAGTAAAGCATCCCAGGGACGCTCCGACGATGGTGAGGGTGTTGTTGGTGGATCAACGGTCTTGTACAGGAGATGTAGTCGGAGAGGTAGCGTATGTTTGCAAAGTGTGGGTGGCAGGGCATCTCGAGGTGGAACCCGACTACATCTTCGTAGTACTTCATGCGAGAGGGGACGTCGCAACGGAGACTGCATGTAGTTATGAACAGATCAATTATGTACTTATCAAAGTACACATGTTATAATTATCAGCATGGTTATTATTTAGTTATTGGGGTGCATATCCTATATTTACCTACATGGTTATTATTTACTTACTCACCTGCAAACGCTTCAGTTACCACGTCTACGACTAGCCCTTCTAGGATTTTGTTTTGCTCTTGTGACTTTGTTGGTCATTTTAAAATGTTGCAATATTTAATTGAATGATGTGTGCAACGATCCATGCCAAGGCCGGGGGTTCCAGCCCTCTTTACAGGTGGGTCCAGCGTGTTGTTGTGTCAATTTGGTTGTGATTGCGATAATGAAGCGAGGTTTTGGTTATATGTTACACCAGACTCCAAAAGTTTTGCTCATGTTTTTGCATAATTAGCATTTGAAtttatgatttttttaaaatttgatGTTTTTCTTTTGCGAAAAGTATACAACATATGCGTCATTAGTATAAATTCACTATAGATGTAGGGGTTGTATCTCAAAACACGAAGGTGCATGCCCGAGTGCATGCTTCCTGGTGCAAAAATGTTGGTATGTCTCCTGAATATATTTTGAGAATCTGAGCCTACTCTCAGGTTGGATATATGTTTTCCTTCAAAATTATCTTAGGTAGCCTCATTTGGTTAAATTTCACCGGACCACAGCGATTTCAGGAGGAGGGTGGGGATTACGTCGCCATTTTTGCACTCGTGCGATATAGACACTGTTTTTTGGAAGAGCATGACTACGTGACATGACACTCAGTTTTTTTTAGCCGAGTTTGGGTGACATGGAACTCTTGGCCGACTTGGACGCCGAGTTTGGGTTGATGGGGAATTCCGGTTGATGGTAGTATGCCGTGTGGTGCGTCCAACCTCCAACGTGGACAAGGCAGATCAACCACGCGTGACTCCATCCATACCTTTTGTTTGGCTAGCAATGCTTAGAGAAAGGCACAAGCAAACGTCACGCTATAGTAGCACACTGGTCACTGGCATCACAGAAATATCTAAACTAAGGTGACATGTCACAACGCATCTTGGCCATACAGTTCAGGAGGAAGGCGAGAGCTTGGCCCTATATGATCACGGTCCAGCGCTCGATCGAGATCGTGGCTGAACGTTTCCGTGCCCCCTCCCTCGCCAAATAATGCGACATCTCGCGTGGCTGCttgcgttttcttttctttttcttttgagcTGGGCGTGGCTGCGTAAGTTTTTTTTAAGAGCAGCCCTGAAGCATCACAGTAACGGTGAAAGGCAAAAGGAAAGCCATGGCAGATGGGC
This genomic window contains:
- the LOC109753244 gene encoding dehydration-responsive element-binding protein 1B; this encodes MDAADATSPCDGHRTVWSEPPKRPAGRTKFKETRHPLYRGVRRRGPAGRWVCEVRVLGMRGSRLWLGTFTTAEMAARAHDAAVLALSGRAACLNFADSAWRMLPVLAGPFSTAKEIKDAVAVAVLAFQRQHPVASMAPLSPARTTDDEKEIDGSPAPSALFMSSELLNEHWFGGIDAGSCYSEGLFMESPDTRPWREDLELGGVETPPWSYLFD